The region GCAGGCTTGAGAGAAGCCTTGCCCTTCTTTAGTTCCTTTGGGGGGAATTCCATCACTTGTCTGTCAGATTTGAGCATATAAAGAAGTCATATCCTGGGAACTTCCTAACAAATGAACTTGTTAGTGACACAAAAAGAGGGTCCTCCAGCCTAGATTCATGGCCATGTCTAATCAAGAGCTGCATGCTAATTGAGGCCCCGCCCATCAGAGCAGCCAAGAGTTGGTGGCCACATTTTTGGCAGGACGCACTCATCCTGAActaggacagtggcatagctatgcaaTCTCGCATCCAGGgcacaaatttttttaaacactcccttcagaaggccttagaaaggcacttctgatgtTAGTGAAActgggaagtgcctttctaaggcctcagaCAGGACTTTCGAGACCTTTCAAGGCTCAGGAAAGCTGTGCACAGCCTtctcaggcctcagaagacctcagaAAGGCACCCCCCGGACACCCTGGGCAATTGACCCCCCTgccccctcttagctacaccattggctGGGAGTGAGCAATCAAGGCAAAAAAGAAAGGTCCTTGGTGAGCTCACCTCACAACAGTTGCTTTGCTTCCCTATGGGGAGTTTAAggtataaaaagctgggtcacggAGAAGCTGTGTTCTCTCTTTGCAGTGCTTGCTCTTGCTCTAGCTGGTTACTCAAACAGCAGGGCTGCTGGATAGCGCCAAAGAGGAAGCTCCTTTGAGTAACTGCACTGCTGGTTAAGAGTAACCACAAGGTGGAAGAAGCTAGCTTCCCCTCACTGCAAGGGAGTAAACTCATTTCACAGTCTGCCAAGGTGCTCACTCTTAGTCTTTAGCCCTGGCTCAGGCTATAGAGAACTGCAACACAGCCCTAGTCTTGTGCTGCAGCAAGAACCTCAATACTATTTCCCTGCTTCTCCACCCCCCTTTCCTTCTGCTACTGCAAAATCCCCAGTTGTTTAGCCCTGTCCCCATGGGTAATCCTCCGGATGTTCCAATGTTGCGCTCACCCTCCTTCCCCCTTTTGCTTGCACCATTACATGCTCCCTTCACTTTGTCAGCATTAcatctttcttctcttttctaccTAGAAACTGCTTACATTTAGAGTTTAGTAATGTGAGTGACTGATAGCGCattgcattttattattattgctaccACGTTATCGTATtgttatccccacaataaaaattATGCATTGTGGCACCTTTAACCTCTCTTCTCTCCTCTTTTATGCTGTTCCAGTGAATTATGCCACCATACTTGGTCCCTGCACATGTAAtagatttcccccatgtgcacGTGATacatgtatcttttttttttcctttgaagaaCTGTGATACATGTATCTTAAAAGCATACTCAGTAGTAGCATAGCCACATCAAGATTCTGTCTGTGgtgtatgtgtctgtgtgtgtggccCCACGTATGCAGGAATGTATGCGTGCAACAATAAAATATAGCCCAAGGAAAAAATCTTACTGTGATCATAGACACAGCCACATCAAGAGTGTTGCCCTCCACCCAGCCCCATCATGCAGTCACCTTTGCGCAGGAAAGCACTTTTCTTCTGGTTCATGAAAAAACGTGGAGAGAGCGAGAAGTTGGACATCTTATTGTTTTTCATGGTCTCAAAGGAGGCATTGGCCACCACAGAATCTATGGCTGCATCGTCCAAGTCCTTGCCCAGGAAATCACAGATGCGGACAATACTCCCCCGCAGGTCCTAGAGTAGGGGAGGGAATGAGATTGGAgagactaagagcgcaatcctaaccccttatgtcactgctttccagcactgacataagggcaatgcagctccaaggtaagggaacaaacattcccttactctgaggaggcctccatgagtgacacccaactgcaggatgcagcacataataaataataataataataacaggtatttatataccgcctttcttggtctttattcaagactttattcaaggcggtttacataggcaggctttattaaatccctattaaatagggatttttacaatttgaaagaaggttctttctttcaagaaccactacattcaaggtgtttcattccgatctggcttcacattctggcctccatcctcccacgctcagagcagatggaattgctcggcttcagcttgtcagctgttccaaggtctcacggtgccggtggcctcgaactggcgaccttgtggatgttatcttcaggcagacggaggctctaccctctagaccagacctcctgcccatgtcctattggtaccactatgccagtgctggaaagcactgacataaggggttaggattgcgccctaagtggagGGTGTATACACACATGGACCAACACTCATGCACAGATGTAATATAGATTGTAGGAGTATGGAAACGGTTAATCACCCCTGTGTAAAGACAGAACTATCTGCCTGCATGCATGCTAACTCATCCATCAAGAGTAGCGTCAAAAGGGATATTATTAAAATCCTCCACAGCAGACTGAAAAATGACTTTAATGACAAATACTTGAAGGCCGTGTGATTACTAGTAAAAGTTGGTAGACATTTTTACTTCTCTAGCTTGAAACATAGCAGGAATATGAATCTACCTTTTAAACTGAACCACTACCTAAGCTCAGAGCaagccaagcccccccccccccacacacacaagggGGTTAGCTGCACATTCAAACCACCCTTGTATTGGGGGCTAGCCAGGAGATGAGCCAGTCAGGAATACAGTGTGGAGAGAAACCCAGGCAGCCACACATGGAACATAACCaagatgaccagatgtcataaccacaaaagaggacatggtgccccaaaatgtaggacatccaagaaaaatgtaggacatggcaaaataaaagctgaaaactcgtatattgatttcatgtggttaatttaaacactagttTACTGTActaattaaatttaaaaccatattacatataatttattaattacaagaaggctatgtgctgcttgCAGGGCCCTGCAGGGCCcccagagaaaaggaggacatttaagttcttttccatgaCATCAGGCTAAAAAAGGTGACATGTCCtgaaaaaagaggacgtctggtcaccctgaacatAACAGAAGGTGGGCAAATTCTacaccctccaacatttcacagatgaaaacagggcCATATTATAAAAGCATTCCAATTCTCTGACCAAGGACACTGACCAAGGACCACTGCCTGAGGCCTCCAATGGCACACTGGGGAGCTCTTCACAGCATGCAGTAGTCATTTCCTCTGAAACAGCCCTGCCTTCCTCCGATTTAGAAGCCAGGAGGGTGATGGTTGTTTGGGTTAAAGATATGCTAGGAAAACATGGCTGCCCTGCAATGGATTATCAAcagtttctgcccaacgttgcatataaacaacagggatcaaatgggctgggcagaaatgggttaaagcagacCTCAGTAGCTGTCAGCgggtgaaatggcaggctgtgaACAGtgtggtgccaaaatgtttgcataCATGCACGTGAGCTGGAGACAAGATGCAACCAATACCCTCTCAGGGCCAAGCTACACATTACGATAatgcacagtgcaatcctatgggcttatttaaaaataacataGACAGTATATTGAAATAGCAAccatgggggaaggagggggagggaaatcaGAACTGGAACCATGATGTGTGTTAAAAAGTTTTGCGTAAGGGTCCTAATAAAAATTATACttccaaagctgctattagcccCAGGGCAAACAGATTCCAGGTATGTGGTTGCCATTTTTGTTTGGACTGTGGTACAGCAGGAAGGGGTTAAAAAACTGCACCACAATCCTTGATCCCGATttgcctctctctcacacacacacacacacacacacacctgtctgCTCAGAACATGGAGGTCCCTTCCTGCACCCTGTACACACCCTCAGATCCTGGCTAAAATTGCATGCTAGAAGGGCATCTTTGCTGTATTTACTAGTAAAACAATGTGATAACCACCTCTTGTAGTTCCTCATAGGTGATGAAGAAGAAGTTCTGCTTGTCTTTCAAGCTCATCCAGCCTTTCACATGGTCAAACCAGGAACCAAAAGGCACTGCAGTAGCAAACAGAATCAGAATCAGGAACCCAGGAGCGAGGGGcctgcagggaagggaagggaagatggGAGGAGATTTTCAGCCTCTCACTCACCTTCTCCCTTCAGGAAGCCCTCCAGAAACTGATCAAATGTTCCAGGGTCTCTATAAGGATGGAACATTAATGCAAAATAGTAGAGGGAGACCAGCACATCTTTGGGGTTCCTGACAGTGTAGATTACCtgtggggaaaggaggagggtgTTATGGCCACCAGGTGAGAGAAATGGGACACAATATCAGaggattttggactgacgatcagccttaagaaaacacaggtcatggttcaggatgtggactcacctccctgcattacaatctctgagcatgaactggaggttgtccatgactttgtgtaccttggctcaacgatctccgacactctttctctcgataccgagctaaacaaactcatcggtaaagcagctaccacattttccagactcacaaagagaatctggtccaacaagaagctgacagaacacaccaagatccaggtctacagagcttgcatcctgagtacacttctgtactgcagcaagtcatggattctccgctcacaacaggagaggaaactgaacgctttccacatcggcgcattctcggcatcaccttgcaggacaaagttcctaacaacacagtcctggaacgtgctggaatccctagcatgtatgcactgctgaaacagagacgcctgcgttggctcggtcatgtcgtgagaatggatgatggccggatcccaaaggatctcctctatggagaactcgtgcaaggaaagcgccctacaggtagaccacagctgcgatacaaggacatctgcaagagggatctgaaggccttagggatggacctcaacaagtgggaaaccctggcctctgagcggtccgcttggaggcaggctgtgcagcatggcctttcccagtttgaagagacactttgccagcagtctgaggcaaagaggctaagaaggaaggcccatagccagggagacagaccagggacagactgcacttgctcctggtgtggaagggattgtcactcccggattggccttttcagccacactagacactgtgccagaaccacctttcagagcgcgataccatagtctttcgagactgaaggttgccaatacatcagAGGATGCAGTGAAAGTGgattagaatgggggggggggatatttttaCCCTACTGCTGAGCAATTcctaatttctaaaatgagagcAGCCGGGGATGAagtttgcctggcctgatcagaGCCTGATCTTGGGagtgcttaatttctaaaatgagaggTGTTGGGACTAAGCcggtctaggaaaaaaaaaattatttttctagatttgccaacccttcaggattggcctggagtctctcCAGAATCCAGCATAAACCCCCAGGTGACAAAGTGATCCTGGAGATTTCAGCAGTGTCTCCTTGGCTGAATGACCTTACATCatgttggaggggaaaaaaatctaactggaaatagcttcagtcagatgGCAAACCCACACCCACCTCTCAGATGGAAGTCTCGCCCCTTTCCCTTAGCTTAGACATATGGGTGGCAGTCAGGGTGGTATGCTCACCGCACTGGCCCAATTAGCACATCTGGTAAtaataacaattaaaaaacacttaacacttattttgtttttgtggtgttcaaagcatttcacgTACAACACAATAATGAGCTCATTATAACAAACCCTGTGAGGTATTATTATCCAGCTATTGTAGAAGAGTGGGAGGAACGCCAAGGGAGAGCCTAAGGCCATCCTGCAATTTCTGACAGAGAGGAAATTAGAGCCAAGACTTCGCAATCCATTGCTCTGTCTTTTAGTCATTATCCCTGCTCCATTGGATCCTTCTCTGCAAGGCTTTCAACCGAGATACAGGAATAGggtgtgatgccacttcctgcatCCAGAGAGAGAATCATGACTAATGGGGATCCTTTTCTGCAAGTCTTTCAACAGAGATACAGGAATAGggtgtgatgccacttcctgcatCCAGAGAGAGAATCATGACTAATGGGGATCCTTTTCTGCAAGTCTTTCAACAGAGATACAGGAATAGggtgtgatgccacttcctgcatCCAAAGAGAGAATCACAACTAATGGCTAGAGGTGGGaattttttggtgataacaaaatgaaaacacataacatcgctttctgcacttttcatttttggggggaaaaaaaacacaaaaactggaaatctgtgaaaaaacaaAGCCATTATCTAACACCTCTgcatgcatgtgactgcatctgccaACACTATACCACTTACACAGTACacctttaaagtgattataatttagaattataatttataaaattgtGCCCTTGGAATACAAACACATCACTGCTTTttacacttctaactttggaaaacactgaaatccacgaaaaaataaaacaattttcaccTGCATCTACTAACGGCAGCTTTCAGTTTAATACCAGAATTTCCGGTTGGGTGCAATTCTATCCTTTTACTCTCTCTAGGGGTAATAGTAATTGATAAGTGGATTTGGATAAGTGGATTTTCAATGGATAAATCAACTGAAGAGTGGATTTGGGCTACCAACTTTTCAGGACTCTAGCATTGTGCCTTTAGTCGCGGCTCTGATAAGCAAGAATCAGTCGATTAAGTTTTTCCCAATGGAGAGAGAAGTTTTTTTGCCTGCTGTTACCGATTAAGCTGCCCTTAAAAGGCACAGCTACTGAGGCCAATTGAaaagttagtttaaaaaaaaatgcacatgctTGCTTTCTTACTCTGCAGAGCTAAGCTGTGACATTACAACTGGTTTGCAAAGTTTGAGAGCTGGTTGAATGTATGTGAGTTACAttatggggggagagggagacctTACCTTGGCTTTGGAATTGAAGAAGTTCTTTGCAAAGAGCTGCACTGGCAGGTGGGAACTAATGAGGCGTGGGGACTTGTTTTTTAGACACTTCCTGTAGCCGACCACTGTTTCATACCATGGAGCCCGCTCCCAGTTGAGGACTGTCTGGCACCAGGTGGGGTCACCGTTGCTACGGATGAGGCTTAAGATCTCCAACATCCACACAGTTCCTAAGAAGACCCAGACCACCCCAAGAAAATCATGTTTAATCTGTTAGAGAAATACCAGAGGGCCAGTGGGTCCAGAAGCTCTTATGTCCTCATCTAGAAGGATGAGGTGGTGGAATGGGCTGTATCACCACTTCAAAATGCAGCTGGGGGTGTAAAATTTTTTGAATGCTCTCTTATGTTAAAACCACCTGCAATCAGAAAACCAGCCCAGTAGGCAAAGACCAGTAGGCGAACCCCtgggctagaccaggggtttccaaaccgcGGCCCGTGGGCCAGACGCGGCCTGCgatgagcctctatctggcccgcagccagcctcttgtcccctgaagcctctggtccactcaactgaacatgactgaagctgtgctctggttgcatctagagggtgttctgagggccagacaagttgaatgaatgagcccattcattcatttattcactcatctaagtaccatctctaattaatttttttaattttatatttaaattttttttcccggccctcaacaccatgccagatatttgatgtggccctctgcccaaaaagtctggagacccctgggctagaccttTATCCCTGTTGCAATTAATTCCCATGCTCTTTGTGTACTTTCTTCCAAAAACAGAAGTGCACGACTTCCTGTTTGATATACAGGAACCGCATGAATGAAGGTGCTCCTTCATTTTTAAATCAAATGCGGAAGTCTTACACATCTACAACTGAAGGAACTGTGCAAGCAGCATGGCAGGTGGttgctgttggtttttttttagatCGTGTAGATGTGGTGGGCCCGAGGTAGGAAAGAGCTTCAATATATTGTGCAAAATAATGGATAAAACCAATttatattaacataagaacaaaaaCAAGGGTCGGTATGAAAGTAATACCtcctattttttaatttatttcaaaTCTGGCACCGCATAATGTTGCAAGTTTGACTGGGTGGTCTAAACACATCTGGTGTCCAAACACATTTCACCATATGGAATGGCAATGTGATATATGATGTGAGTGTGGCACACGAGCCATTTAAAATGGTGGACGTTTCAGATACTCGTATAATAAAAGAGGCAGGATTGAATTACTCATCTCAGAAAAATTCAGTCCAGTTGATCCATACTGAACTCTAACATGTGCAAGGTGACAATACCATTGGCATCAATACAGTCAGATGTTGAGTGAGACATTTCAACAGCTGAGAAACAAACATCGTTGACAAGACTCAGAGCTGATGGCCAGCGCGAtggcagtaagaacataagaacacaagaacagccccactggatcaggccataggcccatctagtccagctccctgtatctcacagcggcccaccaaatgcgatGCACTCATCAAAGAGGACCGTCACATGCCTTTGGAGCTGATCACTATAAGGCTCTCTCTGTGAAGGATAATTCATGTGCATTGGGATAAGAACTGCCATTCTGACTTCCAGGGAggagtctcagagcccaatcctatccaattttccagtgccagcacagctgtgccaatggggcatgcactgcatcctgtagtggggagcagtcttggaggccttctcaaggtatgggaacatttgttcccttaccttggggcatcactaaggttgcactggtgctggaaagttggataggatttggccctcatttACCTATAGATGGGAGGAACTCCATCTCAAGGAGAAGGGGacatgatgtggtggtggtgtctcCCTGCTGAGAAAGACCAAGACAGCAGTGTGAAGACTAGAATGTTATCTcaggaagggcacaatcctgaccaggtctacttagaagtaagtctattttgttcaatggggcttactctcaggaaagtgtggttaggattgcaaccgaaGTCTTTGTGCTGCATGAATCCAGGGTGTGATGGAGAAGTTGCCAAGACTAATCAAAGCCAGTGACTGCCAGAAGTAGCCTAGGAAGAATCTCAAGAGACAGCAAGGCTTTGGGAACGGAACGGAAGAAACCTGAGGCACTTGTGGTGTTTTCATCTGTTCTTTTACTGAAGGTCAAGGCACAGCAAGAGAAAGCCGGATGCCGACTGTGAACAGCTGGCTATGAAGATGGTACTGCCAGGAATAGTTTGGTTTCTTGGACCATGACCTACATTATGAAGGCAATGTAGGCAATGAAGGCAGTGTATTTGGCAATAACTGCACAGCTCAGAGCCCTCCAAAGCCAAGCTCTACACAGCTCAGCATTCCTAGAAGTCTGGCGATGACATTTGACATCATTGTCATGTGTCCAGAAACGACAAGGAGCTGTTCTGCAGCCAGAAAAGGGGTCCACACAGCAGGGAAGACTCTTTGGTGGGAATATTGATCAACAGAAGAGCTTTAAACAAAATTCAAAGGGAATGGGAGAAAATAAAAGAGGTACTGGAGGCAAGAAACAAAGGAAGAAGCAGGCATACGGAGGGGGTGGTCAGTGGCTCACCAAAAATCGTACCACACAAGCTCGTCAGAGGCTATTCCTGTGGGCTCCAATGTCTACATGCAGGGAGTATTGGAAGCTAACAGGACAAGCTTGAAATTCTAGTATGAGAAGGCAAGAATGACAAATATGATATCTGTGTGTTCTGGAGGGCCTgctggaggcctctaagatgcacttctggtttttccaaaaactggaagtgcctctcagaagccttaGACAGGCCTTGTGAGACTCAAGGAGGCAGCATGAAGCCTCCTTATGCCTCCGGATGCATCCAGAGGTCCTTTAAGAGGTCCACCCACAGATCAAGTTATGCACAGATTTCAGCATCTGTTGTGGTTCTgctcccagaacccccatgggtGCTGAGGGCTGACTATATACCGCAGGACTTGAAGGAtacataatggttggcaaccttcagtctcgaaagactatggtataagcctacagcacccagtattcccaggcggtctcccttccaagtactaaccaggcctgaccctgcttagcttccaagatcagacaagatccagcatgtgcagggtacaacTTGTTAAAAAAACCGGGCAGAAAGGAGGGGGAGTTGTATTACATTACAGAATGTATGAGCCTGCACAGAAATCCAGGAATCTAAGCATGGAAGTCTGACAGGAAGTGTCTGGGTAAGAAtaaaagaagagaggaatgagAATGATACCATTGTGGGAGTCTACTATAGACCACCTGATGAAGCAGACATCATCATGGCCAATGCTTTCCTAAAATTGATTACAAGCTTTCCAAGAGGTGAGCCATAGTGGT is a window of Tiliqua scincoides isolate rTilSci1 chromosome 5, rTilSci1.hap2, whole genome shotgun sequence DNA encoding:
- the LOC136651778 gene encoding sulfotransferase 2B1-like → MFKDYFQYKGINFPDLIYSPKVLQKVENNFQVRDDDIFNVTYQKSGTVWMLEILSLIRSNGDPTWCQTVLNWERAPWYETVVGYRKCLKNKSPRLISSHLPVQLFAKNFFNSKAKVIYTVRNPKDVLVSLYYFALMFHPYRDPGTFDQFLEGFLKGEVPFGSWFDHVKGWMSLKDKQNFFFITYEELQEDLRGSIVRICDFLGKDLDDAAIDSVVANASFETMKNNKMSNFSLSPRFFMNQKKSAFLRKGISGDWRNHLTVEQSERFDQIYQERLRDFDITFPWDKE